The following proteins are co-located in the Perca fluviatilis chromosome 22, GENO_Pfluv_1.0, whole genome shotgun sequence genome:
- the fbxo15 gene encoding F-box only protein 15, giving the protein MARNMASTNVTYYRNDLASDSKGSRPVKQMAAPKAVTSRVRAVRTFKRADKSSLASTLNFMERLPSEILFKILSYLDASALFSISHVNKLFNQLANDNALWNKIYIAELGKNKRRKPKRIDEMLLKIATVAVHDRDAGDWKWLHFKTVAECDMDYGLRRLGLISRYTGLPNQTEHVLRSIHVTWELTVSDKSGHEGTYEPSCSEFCETSVTLCWTGGGCLPNYQQISTLQLHGVRRVALDCPGLKAPGFRSLMAKLDVQDLTKSAQVIGQDKLVELKLLQPGIIIGVWKDRCSVAFVMFTLHFHRLVERSILGSAVCPYVMPIIKPPFDDIDPEYGLHGYQLHIVLHGTVCNIMSQSFSKLFCQRTQISDGLIQLTAISRAILARHTPLSGSITLPWRCEALQGTVENCCIMSLTLLDEFKKPFWCVASPVSMELEKTPVSYDYDGEHFLIHYQDSDGQMKMKFVWMKEQKQFVLTNLVVYVTVSKVNKHFSREY; this is encoded by the exons ATGGCTCGTAACATGGCCTCAACTAACGTTACCTATTATAGAAATGATCTCGCTTCTGACTCAAAGGGGTCAAGACCAGTAAAACAAATGGCGGCACCAAAAGCAGTTACTTCTAGAGTGCGGGCAGTGAGGACGTTCAAAAGAGCTGACAAATCATCTCTAGCGTCCACTCTGAACTTTATGGAAAG ACTGCCATCTGAGATCCTTTTCAAGATTCTGTCATACCTGGATGCCTCCGCTCTTTTCAGCATCAGCCACGTCAATAAGCTCTTCAATCAGCTTGCGAATGATAA TGCTCTGTGGAACAAGATATACATAGCAGAGTTGGGCAAGAATAAAAGGCGGAAACCTAAGCGCATAGATGAGATGCTGCTGAAGATAGCCACAGTGGCGGTGCATGATCGGGATGCGGGCGACTGGAAGTGGCTGCACTTCAAGACTGTAGCCGAATGTGACATGGACTATGGTTTAAGACGTCTTGGACTCATCAGTCGCTATACTGGACTGCCCAATCAAACAGAGCATGTCCTCAg AAGCATCCACGTCACCTGGGAGCTAACCGTCTCTGATAAGTCCGGACATGAGGGCACATATGAGCCAAGCTGTTCTGAGTTCTGCGAGACTTCTGTGACACTGTGCTGGACCGGAGGAGGCTGCTTGCCCAACTACCAGCAGATTTCCACCCTTCAACTCCACGGTGTGAGGAGGGTAGCCCTCGACTGCCCCGGCTTGAAGGC ACCTGGCTTTAGGTCCCTCATGGCGAAGTTAGACGTGCAGGATCTAACTAAAAGCGCGCAGGTCATTGGCCAGGACAAACTGGTTGAACTGAAACTGCTACAACCTGGTATCATCATTGGCGTCTGGAAG GACCGGTGCTCTGTTGCCTTTGTCATGTTCACCCTCCACTTCCACAGGCTGGTGGAAAGAAGCATCCTGGGATCTGCTGTTTG CCCCTATGTGATGCCAATCATCAAACCCCCTTTTGATGACATAGACCCTGAATACGGTCTCCATGGTTACCAACTACACATTGTTCTCCATGGCACTGTATGCAATATCATGTCACAAAGCTTTTCCAAGCTCTTCTGCCAGAGAA CTCAGATCTCTGACGGCCTAATCCAGCTGACTGCCATTAGCAGGGCAATCTTAGCGAGGCACACACCTCTATCTGGCAGCATTACCCTTCCCTGGAGGTGTGAGGCCCTGCAGGGCACAGTGGAG AATTGCTGCATCATGAGTCTAACTCTACTGGATGAATTCAAGAAACCCTTCTGGTGTGTCGCCTCTCCTGTTTCCATGGAGCTGGAGAAAACCCCCGTCTCCTATGACTATGATGGTGAGCACTTCCTGATCCACTATCAGGACTCAGATGGTCAGATGAAGATGAAATTTGTATGGATGAAGGAACAGAAGCAGTTTGTTCTTACCAATTTAGTTGTCTATGTGACGGTTTCCAAAGTGAACAAGCATTTCAGTAGAGAATACTGA